The genomic DNA TTACACGCAGGATGGAGCGGTTTGTGTCTATTTTGTTTATTTCCACATAACATTGGTTTCTTCTCTATAGTTTTGTATTTGTGGCTCTGGTGCTGGTTCTGTTTTATGTCTATAATGTTGTCCTTTCTCACAGGCCGCCCATCATGAATGGACATTTCTCCAGTTACTACCAGGGAGGGTTAGGAAATGCCTCCCCGGAACCCAGGTAAGTGCTCCCATGACTCCGCCACCTTCACAGCCAGGTCTCGCCATGTTTGCAGGTTGTGTCTGGGTTGGTGTTAGAGCCAGGGCGTacctaggagaggcagggtcccatagcagacttctgaatggggccccttctCCCACTTAATACATACATATTACGCACATATGCacaaatatagagcatatacacatcacatatacacacatacagagccaTATAGAGATGCGTgcacacaaacagcatatatacacacatacagtatatatacacacatcacatacacacacacagcatatatacacacatacagtgcatatatacacatcacatacacacacagcatatatacacacatacagtgcatatatacacatcacatacacacacagcatatatacacacatacagtgcatatatacacatcacatacacacacagcatatatacacacaaacagtgcatatatacacatcacatacacacacagcatgtacatCTCTGGTGTCCCTGATGCCTCTCTCCTTTCTTTCCTCTAGTAATTATGACCTTTCCTCTGTTAAATCTGAGAAAACTGGAAGAACAAGCGCCAAGAGTCTTTATGGTAAAGAAGTTTTATTGTTCTGGGCCCTGACCGGTgccgacctgtatataataccgaGGGATCATAATAGACAGACGTGTACCTGGTGACAGGCTAAGGGTGACGGACGTGTGCGCCTGGTGACGGAGGTGCGAGCGCCTGGTGACGGAGGTGCGAGCGCCTGGTGACGGAGGTGCGAGCGCCTGGTGACGGAGGTGCGAGCGAGCGCCTGGTGACGGAGGTGCGAGCGAGCGCCTGGTGACGGAGGTGCGAGCGAGCGCCTGGTGACGGAGGTGCGAGCGAGCGCCTGGTGACGGAGGTGCGAGCGAGCGCCTGGTGACGGAGGTGCGAGCGAGCGCCTGGTGACGGAAGTGCGAGCGAGCGCCTGGTGACGGAGGTGCGAGCGAGCGCCTGGTGACGGAGGTGCGAGCGAGCGCCTGGTGACGGAGGTGCGAGCGAGCGCCTGGTGACGGAGGTGCGAGCGAGCGCCTGGTGACGGAGGTGCGAGCGAGCGCCTGGTGACGGAGGTGCGAGCGAGCGCCTGGTGACGGAGGTGCGAGCGAGCGCCTGGTGACGGAGGTGCGAGCGAGCGCCTGGTGACGGAGGTGCGAGCGAGCGCCTGGTGACGGAGGTGCGAGCGAGCGCCTGGTGACGGAGGTGCGAGCGAGCGCCTGGTGACGGAGGTGCGAGCGAGCGCCTGGTGACGGAGGTGCGAGCGAGCGCCTGGTGACGGAGGTGCGAGCGAGCGCCTGGTGACGGAGGTGCGAGCGAGCGCCTGGTGACGGAGGTGCGAGCGAGCGCCTGGTGACGGAGGTGCGAGCGAGCGCCTGGTGACGGAGGTGCGAGCGCCTGGTGACGGAGGTGCGAGCGCCTGGTGACGGAGGTGCGAGCGCCTGGTGACGGACATCTAGGGCTATGATGGACAGACATCTACCTCATCACCTTCTACCTTCCTGTTATTCTCCATTTGGATCGCAGGGGATGGGATTTACTTCTTGCGGTCTTCATCCAAACATAAAAAGAAAGGTAGAGCTGCGCCCGTTTGTTGTGTGCTGAGGTGTGGTTTATCCCTCCGTGTTATTCTATATCCTGCACCCCATTAGTGACGTGATCTCCGTGAGCTTCAGGGGCGGTGGAGATAACGTTACCAGCCATTGCTCCTAGAATAAGGGTGGTGCTCTTCATTTTGTAGACCCCTAAACATTAGATTTATACATCCCCACATAACAATATATAACTCAACATTTTGTGTGGGGGTCACTTATCTTGGGGTGTGCTGTGTTACTTTGTGGAATTTGTGCAGGCACAGAAGCGATCTACTAATAGTCACTGCTTCAGTATGAACGTTTTGGTAAGTACCATATCATGTGATCCGAATGCCAAGGCCTGGGGTACTCACAAAGACCCTTGTAGATGCCTGGCCATCAGGGGGACCCACTGGGGATAAGGAAGTCCCAAGGACTCGGTGACCATCTGGGGATAAGGAAACATTATTTACTTGGTGACCCTCCAGGGATAAGGAATCCCCAACTTCTAGATGACCCTCTGGGGACAAGGTAGCCCCAACTACTGAGTGACCCTCTGGGGATAAAGAAACCCCAACTACTAGGTCACCCTCTAGGAATGAGGAAGCCCTAGCTAACAGGTGACCTTCTGGGGATAAGAAAGCCCCAACTACTCGATGACCCTCTGGGGATAAAAAAGCCTCAACTACTAGATGACCCTTTATGAATGAGGTAACCCCATAAAGAGCCCCAATTTCAAGGTTGCACTAAGGGTGAAAGGAAGCCCAAATTTCTAGATGACCTTCTGGGGATATGGAAGCTCCAACTACTTGGTGACCCCCTGGGGATAAGGAAGCCCCAACTACATGGTGACCCCCTGGGGATAAAGAAGCCCCAACTACTAGGTGACCCCCTAGGGATAAGGAAGCCCCAACTACATGGTGACCCCCTGGGGATAAGGAAGCCCCAACTACATGGTGACCCCCTGGGGATAAAGAAGCCCCAACTACATGGTGACCCCCTGGGGATAAGGAAGCCCCAACTACATGGTGACCCCCTGGGGATAAGGAAGCCCCAACTACTTGGTGACCCCCTGGGGATAAGGAAGCCCCAACTACTTGGTGACCCTCTCGGCATAAGGAAGCCCCAACTACATGGTGACCCCCTAGGGATAAGGAAGCCGCAACTACATGGTGACCCCCCTAGGGATAAGGAAGCCCCAACTACTTGGTGACCCCCTGGGGATAAGGAAGCCCCAACTACATGGTAACCCCCTAGGAATAAGGAAGCCCCAACTACTAGGTTACCCTCTCGGGATAAAGAAGCCCCAACTACTTGGTGACCCCCTGGGGATAAGGAAGCCCCAACTACATGGTGATCCCCTGGGGATAAGGAAGCCCCAACTACTTGGTGACCCCCTGGAGATAAGGAAGCCCCAACTACTAGGTGACCCCCTGGAGATAAGGAAGCCCCCACTACTAGGTGACCCCCTGGGGATAAGGAAGCCCCAACTACTTGGTGACCCCCTGGGGATAAGGAAGCCCCAACTACTTGCTGACCCCCTGGGGATAAGGAAGCCCCAACTACATGGTGACCCCCTGGGGATAAGGAAGCCCCAACTACATGGTGACCACCTGGGGATAAAGAAGCCCCAACTACTTGGTGACCCCCTGGGGATAAGGAAGCCCCAACTACATGGTGACCCCCTGGGGATAAGGAAGCCCCAACTACATGGTGACCCCCTAGGGATAAGGAAGCCCCCAACTACATGGTGACCCCCTAGGGATAAGGAAGCCCTAACTACTTGGTGACCCCCTGGGGATAAGGAAGCCCCAACTACTTGGTGACCCCCTGGGGATAAGGAAGCCCCAACTACATGGTGACCCCCTAGGGATAAGGAAGCCCCAACTACATGGTGACCCCCTGGGGATAAAGATGCCCCAACTACTAGGTGACCCCTAGGGAAAAGGAAGCCCCAACTACATGGTGACCCCCTGGGGATAAAGAAGCCCCAACTACATGGTGGCCCCTGGGGATAAAGAAGCCCCAACTACTAGGTTACCCTCTCGGGATAAGGAAGCCCCAACTACTTGGTGACCCCCTGGGGATAAGGAAGCCCCAACTAAATGGTGACCCCCTGGGGATAAGGAAGCCCCAACTACATGGTGACCCCCTAGGGATAAAGAAGCCCCAACTACTAGGTGACCCCCTAGGGATAAGGAAGCCCCAACTACATGGTGACCCCCTGGGGATAAGTAAGCCCCAACTACATGGTGGCCCCCCGGGGATAAAGAAGCCCCAACTACTAGGTTACCCTCTCGGGATAAAGAAGCCCCAACTACTTGGTGACCCCCTGGGGATAAGGAAGCCCCAACTACATGGTGACCCCCTGGGGATAAGGAAGCCCCAACTACATGGTGACCCCCTGGGGATAAGGAAGCCCCAACTACATGGTGACCCCCTGGGGATAAAGAAACCCCAACTACATGGTGCCCCTGGGGATAAAGAAGCCCCAACTACATGGTGACCCCTGGGGATAAAGAAGACCCAGCTGCGAGATGACCAACTGTGGAAAATGCAGAATGCTCAGTCCTCCCACCTGAGGTGCAGGTATTTTGATTGGATCACATCATGGATCCTAATAAAGTGACATGAATACTAGTGGATGCGTTGGCCAGGGTTCTCAGCTCCTGTACCACCATGCACCAGGCTTTCTCTTCCCTGGGTGGCAGTGACCACTGACCCTGTTAGGATCCCAGCACCAGGCCATACCAGTGGCAGTACCCTCCAACCTTGTGAATGTCTCTTCACAGAGCAAAGAAAGAGCTACGCCCGGGACAGCGTCAGCGTGGTGTCGGAGACCTCCCAGTATCATGTTGAGGTAAAGTCTAGTCCTTCTCTCTGGTGATGTGGACAGTGGTGGTGTAGGGACCGGTGTTTATATTGGGGTAAATCCGTCTGTAGTCTCTCAGTTATTTAGTTTGTGCCTGTAAACTAGCAAAATTTCCTAAATCTTTCCACTCCTCATGGCCTGTTGACATGTGAACCTGCTCCTACAATGTACTGCAGCACCTCACTACGTTCATCATGGATCGTAAGGACGCAGTGCTCACCGTAGACGATGGAATCCGCAAGTTAAAGTTACTGGATGCAAAGGGAAAAGTGTGGACACAGGACATGCACCTCCAAGTGGATGACAAAGCAGTTAGTCTGTATGATATAGAGACCAAGGTAACGTCCCATGTATGATACGGGAGAGCTCCCATGG from Engystomops pustulosus unplaced genomic scaffold, aEngPut4.maternal MAT_SCAFFOLD_164, whole genome shotgun sequence includes the following:
- the LOC140108658 gene encoding epidermal growth factor receptor kinase substrate 8-like; amino-acid sequence: MINHFSGAAPVFVRLRISSMPPIMNGHFSSYYQGGLGNASPEPSNYDLSSVKSEKTGRTSAKSLYEQRKSYARDSVSVVSETSQYHVEHLTTFIMDRKDAVLTVDDGIRKLKLLDAKGKVWTQDMHLQVDDKAVSLYDIETKTELEHFPVSSIQLCKAVMNTCRYDSILALVCKEPTQSKADLHLFQCDEVKASTIHQDIYSSMIDGRGGKPRTRPETL